One Engystomops pustulosus chromosome 7, aEngPut4.maternal, whole genome shotgun sequence DNA window includes the following coding sequences:
- the LOC140070026 gene encoding olfactory receptor 2B6-like produces MEFSNQTLPGLFYLLGLSTAPHIQVIGFLIFLIMYIITLAGNCLLLITVKISPKLHTPMYFFLSNLSFIDICFSSTIVPVILMNTLSSDKSISVEACMIQMFCSLILGVSECVLLAIMAYDRFVAICRPLHYSSIMNIRFCIILALIPWIVGFTNSTIQVHITWRLPFCRTHHVDHFFCEVPAFLRLSCRDPWLNEIAMYVAAGIIVLCSFLLTLVSYFYIISTILRIHSSQGRRTVFSTCTSHLTVVTLYYGTLMSIYLQPRSYHSVEKDKIVSVLYTVVTPMLNPIIYSIRNKDVKNNITASVKKRMKLSKNIIQ; encoded by the coding sequence ATGGAGTTCTCCAACCAAACACTTCCGGGTCTGTTCTACCTGCTTGGATTATCTACTGCCCCCCACATCCAGGTTATAGGATTTCTCATATTTTTAATTATGTATATTATTACCTTGGCAGGAAATTGTCTTCTTCTTATTACAGTGAAGATCAGCCCAAAATTACACACCCCTATGTACTTCTTCCTGAGTAACCTCTCCTTCATTGACATTTGTTTCTCCTCAACCATAGTTCCTGTTATACTCATGAATACTCTATCCTCAGACAAGAGCATTTCAGTTGAAGCCTGTATGATCCAGATGTTCTGCTCATTAATACTTGGGGTATCAGAATGTGTTTTACTTGCCATCATGGCTTATGATCGGTTTGTAGCCATTTGTAGACCGTTACACTATAGCAGTATTATGAacataaggttctgtattatcCTAGCCCTAATACCATGGATTGTTGGTTTTACGAACTCCACCATACAAGTGCACATCACCTGGAGACTTCCCTTCTGCAGGACGCATCATGTGGACCATTTCTTTTGTGAAGTACCCGCTTTCTTAAGACTTTCCTGCAGAGATCCTTGGCTCAATGAGATAGCAATGTATGTAGCAGCTGGAATCATTGTTTTATGCTCTTTTCTCTTGACTTTAGTTTCCTATTTCTACATCATCTCCACCATTTTAAGGATCCACTCTTCACAAGGAAGACGTACAGTGTTTTCTACATGCACCTCCCACCTCACTGTTGTCACCCTCTATTATGGAACTCTCATGTCCATCTATCTTCAGCCTCGATCATACCACTCTGTTGAAAAAGACAAGATTGTATCTGTCCTCTATACTGTGGTCACTCCAATGTTGAATCCGATCATCTATAGCATCAGAAATAAAGACGTTAAGAATAATATTACGGCGAGTGTCAAAAAACGAATGAAACTGTCTAAAAATATTATTCAGTAA